A genomic segment from Thermotoga neapolitana DSM 4359 encodes:
- the secG gene encoding preprotein translocase subunit SecG has protein sequence MKTFFLIVHTIISVALIYMVQVQMSKFSELGGAFGSGGLHTVFGRKRGLDTGGKITLVLSVLFFISCVITAFVLTR, from the coding sequence ATGAAGACGTTTTTCCTCATCGTTCACACCATCATAAGTGTAGCCCTCATCTACATGGTCCAGGTGCAGATGTCGAAGTTCTCAGAACTCGGTGGGGCCTTTGGAAGCGGTGGGCTTCACACCGTTTTTGGAAGAAAGAGAGGCCTCGACACCGGAGGAAAGATCACACTCGTTCTCTCTGTACTCTTTTTCATCTCCTGCGTGATAACAGCGTTCGTTCTGACGAGGTGA
- the pdxS gene encoding pyridoxal 5'-phosphate synthase lyase subunit PdxS: MEIKKGTWIIKKGFAEMFKGGVIMDVTTAEQAKIAEEAGAVAVMALERVPADIRKEGGVARMASIAKIREIMEAVSIPVMAKVRIGHIAEAKILEELGVDFIDESEVLTPADDRFHINKHEFKVPFVCGARDLGEALRRIAEGAAMIRTKGEAGTGNVVEAVKHMRRMMEQIKQVTKMEDEELVAYGKEIGAPVELLREVKRLGRLPVVNFAAGGVATPADAALMMMLGADGVFVGSGIFKSKDPRKMAKAMVLAVTYWDNPKILLKISEDIGEPMRGLDVEELEVRMQERGW, from the coding sequence ATGGAAATCAAAAAGGGTACCTGGATCATAAAGAAGGGTTTTGCGGAGATGTTCAAAGGCGGTGTCATCATGGACGTCACCACCGCTGAACAGGCGAAGATAGCAGAGGAAGCGGGAGCGGTCGCTGTCATGGCGCTCGAGAGGGTACCTGCGGACATCAGAAAAGAGGGCGGAGTTGCAAGGATGGCCAGCATAGCAAAGATCAGGGAGATCATGGAAGCAGTTTCCATACCCGTCATGGCGAAGGTGAGGATCGGCCACATCGCAGAAGCGAAGATCCTCGAGGAACTCGGAGTGGATTTCATCGACGAGTCCGAAGTACTCACACCTGCCGATGACAGGTTCCACATAAACAAACACGAGTTCAAAGTGCCCTTTGTCTGCGGTGCAAGAGACCTGGGAGAGGCATTGAGAAGGATAGCAGAGGGTGCTGCGATGATCAGAACCAAGGGTGAGGCAGGAACGGGAAATGTCGTTGAAGCGGTGAAGCACATGAGAAGGATGATGGAACAGATAAAGCAGGTGACGAAGATGGAAGACGAAGAACTCGTTGCGTACGGAAAAGAGATAGGTGCTCCGGTGGAGCTTCTGAGAGAGGTGAAGAGACTCGGAAGGCTCCCCGTTGTGAACTTTGCAGCGGGAGGCGTGGCAACACCGGCGGACGCTGCCCTCATGATGATGCTCGGAGCAGACGGGGTCTTCGTGGGTTCTGGTATCTTCAAGTCGAAGGACCCCAGGAAGATGGCGAAGGCAATGGTTCTTGCCGTGACCTACTGGGACAACCCGAAGATACTCCTCAAGATCTCTGAAGACATAGGAGAGCCCATGAGAGGACTCGATGTGGAAGAACTCGAAGTGAGAATGCAGGAGAGAGGGTGGTAA
- the uvrA gene encoding excinuclease ABC subunit UvrA, whose protein sequence is MNEIVVRGARVHNLKNITVRIPKNKLVVITGLSGSGKSSLAMDTIYAEGQRRYLESLSTYARQFLGELKRPDVDEIEGLSPAIAIDQKTVSHNPRSTVGTVTEIYDYLRVLYARIGKAHCPECGRPLEKKSVDEILQDLFNSFREGSRIYILAPIATEKKGTFKKEIEEFASKGFTRVEIDGEMYRLEEVPELDKNRRHTVKLVVDRLTLESKNEHRILDSLELAMREGKGFVEVRNVDSGESRTFSENLMCPVCGIGFPEITPKLFSFNSPYGACPNCHGLGFTFEVDPSLVVDEERSVLDGAIIPYRWDRRLSRWVARELERRGFSAEVPFKNLPEEAKKFVLYGDDHFEGVVPKVERWHRETESSEMKEWLEKNFVVQRTCSLCGGKRLNREALSVRINGLNIHEFTELSIEEELAFLKNLKLTEREQKIAGELLNEIEKRLEFLMDVGLGYLNLSRSATTLSGGESQRIRLATQIGSGLTGVIYVLDEPTIGLHPRDTERLVRTLKKLRDLGNTVIVVEHDEEVIKSADYIVDIGPGGGANGGRVVFQGSVEELIKNSNGSLTGEYLSGKKKIPHRGVRRRPYGFLKLRGVRHNNLKNIDVEIPLGVFVCVTGVSGSGKSSLVMETLYPALMNVLHGAKLPVGEFDSLEGVENIDKVIAIDQSPIGRTPRSNPATYTKVFDEIRTLFAMTPAAKARGYTKSRFSFNLKGGRCEACQGQGYVKIEMLFLPDVYVECDVCKGKRYNKETLEVTYRGKNISDILDMTVDEALEFFKNVPPIRRTLQVLHDVGLGYIKLGQPATTLSGGEAQRIKLASELRKKDTGRTLYILDEPTVGLHFEDVRKLVEVLHRLVDRGNTVVVIEHNLDVIKNADHIIDLGPEGGKEGGRIVATGTPEEVAENPSSHTGRFLKAVL, encoded by the coding sequence GTGAACGAGATCGTCGTGAGAGGGGCAAGGGTGCACAACCTGAAGAACATAACGGTGAGGATACCGAAGAACAAACTCGTCGTCATAACGGGACTTTCGGGTTCGGGGAAGTCATCTCTTGCGATGGACACCATATACGCAGAGGGACAGAGAAGGTACCTGGAGTCCCTTTCCACGTACGCAAGACAGTTCCTCGGCGAACTCAAAAGACCGGATGTGGACGAAATAGAAGGACTCTCCCCCGCCATCGCCATAGATCAGAAGACGGTCTCGCACAACCCCAGATCCACGGTGGGAACGGTGACGGAGATCTACGATTACCTGAGAGTTCTCTATGCCAGAATAGGAAAAGCGCACTGTCCTGAGTGCGGCAGGCCGCTCGAGAAGAAAAGTGTCGACGAAATCCTTCAGGATCTGTTCAACTCGTTCAGAGAGGGAAGTCGAATCTACATCCTCGCTCCCATCGCAACGGAGAAGAAGGGAACCTTCAAGAAGGAAATCGAGGAGTTCGCCTCGAAGGGTTTCACAAGAGTTGAGATAGACGGGGAAATGTACAGACTCGAAGAGGTGCCCGAACTTGACAAAAACAGAAGGCACACGGTGAAACTGGTGGTCGATAGATTGACTCTGGAAAGCAAGAATGAGCACAGAATACTGGACAGTCTGGAACTTGCGATGAGAGAAGGAAAGGGCTTTGTGGAAGTCAGAAACGTGGACTCTGGAGAGAGCAGAACCTTCAGCGAAAACCTCATGTGCCCCGTGTGTGGAATCGGCTTTCCTGAGATCACGCCGAAACTGTTTTCGTTCAACAGCCCGTACGGAGCGTGTCCCAACTGCCATGGACTCGGTTTCACGTTCGAGGTGGACCCGTCACTTGTGGTGGATGAAGAAAGAAGCGTGCTGGATGGTGCGATCATCCCCTACAGATGGGACAGGAGACTCTCGAGGTGGGTGGCAAGGGAGCTGGAAAGAAGAGGTTTTTCCGCAGAGGTTCCCTTCAAAAACCTCCCCGAAGAGGCGAAGAAGTTTGTGTTGTACGGCGATGATCACTTCGAAGGAGTGGTACCGAAGGTTGAAAGATGGCACAGGGAAACCGAGTCTTCCGAAATGAAAGAGTGGCTGGAGAAAAACTTCGTCGTTCAGAGAACGTGTTCTCTCTGTGGTGGAAAGAGACTGAACAGAGAGGCCCTCTCTGTGAGAATAAATGGCCTGAACATACACGAGTTCACCGAGCTTTCCATCGAAGAGGAACTGGCGTTTCTGAAAAATCTGAAACTCACAGAAAGAGAGCAAAAGATCGCTGGAGAACTTTTAAACGAGATCGAAAAGAGACTTGAGTTCCTCATGGACGTTGGCCTTGGGTATCTGAACCTCTCAAGATCCGCCACCACTCTTTCGGGTGGAGAATCCCAGAGAATAAGACTTGCAACGCAGATAGGATCCGGTCTTACGGGGGTCATATACGTCCTCGACGAACCCACGATCGGCCTCCACCCGAGAGATACAGAGAGGCTGGTGAGGACCCTGAAGAAACTCAGAGACCTCGGAAACACGGTTATCGTGGTAGAACACGACGAAGAGGTGATCAAGAGCGCCGATTACATAGTGGATATTGGACCGGGTGGGGGTGCAAACGGGGGACGTGTGGTGTTTCAGGGCAGCGTGGAGGAACTGATCAAAAACTCAAACGGTTCTTTGACCGGAGAGTACCTCTCCGGGAAGAAAAAAATCCCTCACAGAGGAGTAAGACGACGTCCCTACGGATTTCTCAAACTGAGAGGTGTTCGTCACAACAACCTGAAGAACATAGACGTTGAGATTCCCCTTGGAGTCTTTGTCTGTGTGACCGGAGTTTCTGGATCGGGAAAGTCTTCTCTTGTCATGGAAACGCTTTATCCTGCCCTCATGAACGTTCTTCACGGAGCAAAGCTCCCGGTCGGCGAGTTCGACTCCCTGGAGGGCGTTGAGAACATAGACAAAGTGATCGCGATAGATCAATCACCGATCGGAAGGACTCCAAGGAGCAATCCTGCGACCTACACGAAGGTGTTCGATGAGATACGCACCCTCTTTGCAATGACGCCCGCAGCAAAAGCTCGTGGCTACACGAAGAGCAGGTTCAGTTTCAACCTGAAGGGAGGAAGATGCGAGGCCTGTCAAGGCCAGGGTTACGTGAAGATAGAGATGCTCTTTCTTCCAGACGTTTACGTGGAGTGCGATGTTTGCAAAGGAAAAAGATACAACAAAGAAACCCTTGAGGTGACGTACAGGGGAAAGAACATTTCTGATATACTCGATATGACGGTGGATGAAGCACTGGAATTTTTCAAGAATGTTCCTCCTATAAGGAGGACTCTTCAGGTTCTTCACGATGTGGGGCTCGGTTACATAAAACTCGGCCAGCCCGCAACAACGCTATCAGGCGGGGAGGCACAGAGGATAAAACTCGCGTCTGAGTTGAGAAAGAAAGACACGGGAAGAACGCTCTACATACTCGACGAGCCAACGGTAGGACTCCATTTTGAAGACGTGAGAAAACTCGTGGAAGTCCTTCACAGACTCGTTGACAGGGGTAACACGGTTGTGGTCATAGAACACAACCTCGATGTAATAAAGAACGCAGACCACATCATAGATCTCGGACCTGAGGGAGGAAAAGAAGGAGGGCGCATCGTGGCGACCGGTACTCCCGAAGAGGTGGCAGAAAATCCCTCTTCCCACACCGGAAGATTCCTGAAAGCTGTGTTATAA
- a CDS encoding lysylphosphatidylglycerol synthase transmembrane domain-containing protein codes for MRDLSKKEWINIILALVFGFVAVFFIFRGIDPREFFEYFRPQSLLHILLLCGIFLFSILIDSARMKWLFSFVWEKHLSLYDAFFNNYMSFLFSMLTPFYFGGQVFQTYHLSRLGFESEHNVNVILSRFVEYLISIAILSTIGLLRYRDLFLSGTLMAPKLIFLAYLVSVSFIGVVILSLVHPPLIAHLFGLLKKARWMDSMIKRFTKKEDWDSRFLEWTHDLKESVKILWKSGFMLLDFPLTLFSLLVQSFALYLAIRFNSGNIGFFDATGLLFFLSMVVFYVPTPGASGGVETVYQIVFSKILGSPGKTLASVLTWRLSTYYLPIFIGLVFLMFYRYPKEVKK; via the coding sequence GTGAGGGATCTGAGTAAAAAAGAGTGGATAAACATCATCCTTGCGCTGGTATTCGGTTTTGTTGCGGTTTTTTTCATATTCAGAGGAATCGATCCCAGAGAATTCTTTGAATACTTCCGCCCACAGTCACTGCTTCACATTCTTCTTCTGTGTGGGATATTTCTTTTTTCAATACTGATAGACTCTGCGAGGATGAAGTGGCTGTTTTCTTTTGTATGGGAGAAACACCTTTCGCTCTACGATGCATTTTTCAACAACTACATGAGTTTTCTTTTCAGTATGCTCACTCCCTTTTACTTCGGTGGGCAGGTCTTTCAAACATACCATCTTTCAAGGCTCGGCTTTGAATCTGAACACAACGTAAATGTGATCCTTTCAAGGTTCGTAGAGTACCTCATTTCCATCGCTATTCTTTCTACAATAGGACTTTTGAGATACAGGGATCTGTTCCTGTCGGGAACGCTGATGGCACCGAAGTTGATCTTCCTTGCCTATCTTGTGAGTGTGTCTTTCATCGGAGTTGTGATACTTTCACTCGTTCATCCTCCCCTCATCGCTCACCTGTTCGGGTTGTTGAAAAAAGCAAGATGGATGGATTCCATGATAAAAAGGTTCACAAAGAAAGAAGACTGGGACAGCCGCTTTCTGGAATGGACCCACGATCTGAAAGAGAGCGTTAAAATCCTGTGGAAGAGTGGCTTCATGCTCCTTGACTTTCCTCTCACACTGTTTTCCCTTCTTGTTCAGAGTTTTGCCCTCTATCTGGCAATTCGATTCAATTCCGGAAACATCGGCTTTTTTGACGCAACGGGACTTCTTTTCTTTCTCAGCATGGTTGTGTTCTACGTACCAACACCGGGGGCAAGCGGTGGTGTGGAGACCGTCTATCAGATCGTATTCAGCAAGATACTCGGATCTCCCGGTAAGACACTCGCATCGGTGCTGACCTGGAGGTTGTCCACCTACTATCTTCCCATCTTCATAGGTCTTGTCTTTCTGATGTTCTACAGATACCCGAAGGAAGTGAAAAAGTGA
- a CDS encoding diguanylate cyclase, whose protein sequence is MKVRIDLEDETLRERLEKIVQEAGFLINETADLIITDRPEDGGKQKVLIARSLPEDIPEDVLDVIDPGLPDFLLRRRFEMIKTYLKFPRGILSYLEEEFEKARRYDFPLSVIYLFFEDEKTAERVYESIREVLRSSDRIDFVRKNELMIVLPGTTKEGVERLLKRLKRKLLRLDWTKQTFFEYGTAQVEDWMETVEDLLASLEISMRRL, encoded by the coding sequence ATGAAGGTGAGGATCGATCTGGAAGACGAAACGCTCAGGGAAAGACTGGAAAAAATCGTCCAGGAAGCGGGATTTCTGATAAACGAAACGGCCGATCTGATCATCACCGACAGGCCAGAAGACGGCGGAAAACAGAAGGTGCTGATCGCCAGATCCCTTCCGGAAGATATCCCGGAGGATGTTCTGGATGTGATCGATCCAGGTCTTCCAGATTTTCTCCTGAGAAGAAGATTTGAGATGATAAAGACGTACCTGAAGTTTCCACGGGGCATCCTCAGTTATCTCGAAGAAGAGTTCGAAAAGGCCAGAAGGTACGATTTCCCTCTTTCAGTCATATACCTGTTCTTTGAAGACGAAAAAACGGCAGAGCGTGTTTATGAGAGTATCCGGGAGGTTCTTAGATCGTCCGACAGGATCGATTTTGTGAGAAAGAACGAACTGATGATCGTTCTTCCAGGAACCACAAAAGAAGGGGTAGAAAGGCTCCTCAAAAGGCTGAAGCGAAAGCTTCTCAGGCTCGACTGGACAAAACAAACCTTCTTCGAGTACGGAACGGCACAGGTTGAAGACTGGATGGAAACCGTCGAGGATCTACTCGCATCCCTGGAGATTTCCATGAGGAGGTTGTGA
- a CDS encoding TIGR00529 family membrane protein codes for MQLYTFSVVTSLITIVITQRILKKLSLSLLSGVVVLFLILRISSVVEIALRVLTSSSFWSLLSTVFLIYLLSGMMESSGDYRKFSKEMRNIFSKNVDSFVPALIGLMPMPGGALFTAPMVKNSLPDESPLRLAVKNYWFRHTIEFFWPIYPAVVLVSELSGVHVNSVSLKLFPVFALAFTTGWLFFNGKQVPYLSKPRSISNLVVLFPITGTGLMILAFRVPGWLALLLNTAGYTVFRRKFFLSALKSTLRKWDVFVVLFLVYCYKVAIDTMNVGEKIAHEFLEWHISPFLLLFFLPFVSGVSTGITQAAVGISLPVVLSMFSKEYAIYTYMFAVGGVILSPVHLCVVLSAKFFRVDVFEILRRVFFPLALTLVFGALILGVIT; via the coding sequence ATGCAGTTGTACACCTTCTCCGTGGTGACCTCTCTGATAACGATCGTTATCACTCAGAGAATCCTGAAAAAACTCTCCCTTTCCCTCCTGTCCGGAGTGGTCGTCCTGTTTCTCATACTGAGAATTTCCAGCGTGGTTGAAATTGCACTGCGTGTTCTGACATCTTCTTCGTTCTGGTCTCTTCTGTCGACTGTGTTTCTGATCTATCTTCTTTCTGGTATGATGGAATCATCCGGTGATTACAGGAAATTCTCTAAAGAGATGAGAAACATCTTCTCCAAAAACGTGGATTCGTTCGTTCCTGCTCTCATCGGACTCATGCCGATGCCAGGTGGTGCACTTTTCACCGCCCCAATGGTGAAAAACTCCCTTCCAGATGAAAGTCCCCTGAGACTTGCCGTCAAAAACTACTGGTTCAGACACACGATAGAATTCTTCTGGCCCATATACCCTGCAGTGGTACTCGTGTCAGAACTTTCCGGTGTTCATGTGAACAGTGTTTCTTTAAAACTGTTTCCTGTTTTTGCACTCGCCTTCACAACAGGCTGGTTGTTCTTCAACGGAAAGCAGGTGCCATATCTGTCGAAGCCACGCTCCATTTCCAACCTTGTTGTGCTTTTTCCCATCACCGGAACTGGCCTTATGATTCTGGCGTTCCGGGTACCGGGCTGGCTCGCCCTCCTTTTGAACACAGCAGGATACACCGTCTTCAGAAGAAAGTTCTTTCTGAGTGCTCTGAAAAGCACCCTCAGAAAATGGGATGTTTTCGTTGTGCTCTTTCTTGTTTACTGTTACAAGGTTGCGATCGACACCATGAACGTGGGAGAAAAAATCGCCCATGAGTTTCTGGAATGGCACATCTCTCCGTTTCTTCTTCTCTTTTTTCTTCCCTTCGTATCCGGTGTCTCCACAGGAATAACACAGGCGGCGGTCGGTATTTCTCTTCCCGTTGTTCTCAGTATGTTTAGCAAGGAGTACGCTATATACACCTACATGTTCGCTGTGGGTGGTGTTATACTGTCTCCGGTTCATCTCTGTGTGGTTCTTTCCGCGAAGTTCTTCAGAGTCGATGTGTTTGAAATTCTCAGAAGGGTCTTTTTCCCACTGGCGCTCACTCTGGTCTTTGGTGCCCTCATCCTGGGGGTGATCACGTGA
- a CDS encoding nicotinate phosphoribosyltransferase encodes MKRLSPEVFKVPIDRIRNGYYSDIYFMNYVKVLKRDNRHPRVYYQFFPRKDAVVCGIDEALAILKFCTGYYRDEEKARKLFEEILSIDREMQAASVEMDVQRIVELTRKKWDLRLKLNDLWVDKWDEIEVHALYDGEEAKEGEPIMTIEGDPTYFGYLETVLLGVIARATSTATAVRKVVKAARGKPVLFFSARFDHYWVQATDGYAALKAGAFGVSTDANADYWGVKSMGTMPHALIACYNGKTEDAAIAFDKHMEEDVNRIILVDWDNDVIGTTFRVIKAFYEYVMKKPFKLGVTDPSPIIGPGKNRIWGVRFDTAGNLRDKSVIPKDESSFGVCPELVWRARQEFDKVGLKDLKIVVSGGFDEKKIDLFERLGVPADAYGVGSRLLREKVDITADIVEVNGRHCAKVGRYKIENPRLKKVGKRYWEEE; translated from the coding sequence GTGAAAAGACTCAGTCCAGAGGTCTTCAAGGTTCCTATCGATCGAATCAGAAACGGATATTACTCGGACATATACTTCATGAACTACGTGAAGGTTCTGAAAAGAGACAACCGTCATCCACGGGTGTACTATCAGTTCTTTCCAAGAAAAGACGCCGTCGTCTGCGGTATAGACGAGGCGCTTGCCATACTGAAGTTCTGCACCGGATACTACAGAGACGAAGAAAAGGCAAGAAAGCTCTTCGAAGAGATACTGAGTATAGACAGAGAAATGCAGGCCGCCTCGGTAGAGATGGACGTTCAGAGGATCGTTGAACTCACCAGAAAGAAGTGGGATCTCAGGCTAAAACTGAACGATCTGTGGGTGGACAAATGGGACGAAATAGAGGTGCACGCCCTCTACGACGGTGAAGAGGCAAAAGAAGGAGAACCGATCATGACGATAGAGGGAGATCCAACCTACTTTGGATACCTTGAGACGGTTCTTCTCGGTGTGATCGCAAGGGCAACCAGCACGGCAACGGCCGTCAGGAAAGTTGTGAAAGCAGCGAGGGGAAAACCCGTTCTTTTCTTCAGCGCCCGCTTTGATCACTACTGGGTTCAGGCAACAGATGGCTATGCAGCACTCAAGGCAGGGGCTTTTGGTGTTTCAACGGACGCGAACGCAGACTACTGGGGTGTCAAGTCCATGGGAACGATGCCTCACGCACTGATCGCATGTTACAACGGGAAAACAGAAGATGCCGCCATCGCCTTCGACAAACACATGGAGGAAGACGTGAACAGAATCATACTCGTGGACTGGGACAACGATGTGATAGGAACCACCTTCCGTGTGATAAAGGCTTTCTATGAGTACGTCATGAAAAAGCCATTCAAACTGGGAGTAACGGACCCATCACCTATCATAGGTCCCGGAAAGAACAGAATCTGGGGAGTGAGGTTCGACACGGCGGGTAATCTGAGAGACAAATCGGTGATCCCGAAGGATGAGTCTTCCTTCGGGGTGTGCCCGGAACTCGTCTGGAGGGCAAGACAGGAGTTCGATAAAGTGGGACTCAAAGACCTGAAGATCGTCGTCTCAGGTGGTTTCGATGAGAAGAAGATAGATCTATTCGAAAGATTGGGGGTACCGGCAGACGCGTACGGTGTTGGTTCTCGCCTGCTGAGGGAGAAGGTGGATATCACGGCAGACATCGTTGAAGTCAATGGAAGACACTGCGCAAAGGTGGGAAGATACAAGATAGAAAATCCCAGATTGAAAAAAGTGGGGAAACGCTACTGGGAGGAAGAGTGA
- the pdxT gene encoding pyridoxal 5'-phosphate synthase glutaminase subunit PdxT produces MKIGVLGVQGDVREHVEALHKLGVETLIVKLPEHLDMVDGLILPGGESTTMIRILKEMNMDEKLVEKINDGLPVFATCAGVILLAKRINNYKQEKLGVLDVTVERNAYGRQVESFETFIEIPAIGKDPFRAIFIRAPRIVETGRSVEILAYHEGDPVLVKEGKILASTFHPELTDDLRLHRYFLEMVK; encoded by the coding sequence ATGAAAATCGGTGTTCTTGGGGTTCAGGGAGATGTCAGAGAACACGTGGAGGCGCTCCACAAACTCGGTGTTGAAACGCTGATTGTGAAACTCCCGGAGCACCTTGACATGGTCGATGGGTTGATACTCCCCGGTGGAGAATCCACCACCATGATTCGCATCCTCAAAGAGATGAACATGGATGAAAAACTGGTGGAGAAGATAAACGACGGCCTTCCTGTCTTTGCAACGTGCGCTGGCGTCATACTCCTTGCAAAGCGCATCAACAACTACAAACAGGAAAAACTGGGTGTTCTGGATGTCACCGTGGAAAGAAACGCCTATGGAAGACAGGTGGAAAGTTTCGAGACCTTCATCGAAATACCAGCAATAGGAAAAGATCCGTTCAGGGCGATCTTCATAAGAGCCCCGAGAATCGTGGAAACCGGCCGGAGTGTGGAAATCCTCGCTTACCACGAAGGTGATCCTGTTCTTGTAAAAGAGGGAAAGATTCTGGCGAGCACATTTCATCCTGAACTCACTGACGACCTGAGGCTCCACAGATACTTCCTGGAGATGGTGAAGTGA
- a CDS encoding S-layer homology domain-containing protein: MKRVLLAITVISVFFSAAFAFFPDVPKDHWAYEYVWKLWQRGIFIGYPDGEFKGDRYITRYEAATAVSRLLDFIEQKMLSGVSGNLTQVVGNLSDKYMALEERVNSLESVLDTLAAQIGTTQVNVKETEREILAKIDSAKEELEAKFEEEISLNREVVNNVGLRLGNLARDYERYKESVDTKIAEVNDKLAALEKDLGNKLADLKAMVDLHEKDIINIYNKISSVNEELNKKISATEEKLSRRDEEISAMVELHEKDIINIYNKISTLNEDLNKKILDTKAELSAKIESQEKTLNMVYTKLLDVENKLSGEIESLKEKDAEIQKTVDLHEQDIINLYGKTSSLEEDLNMKYNETNERIDQVKAELESKIESVKAYNRNLSILTGAFFGILGLILLAISGK, from the coding sequence ATGAAGAGAGTTCTTCTTGCCATCACCGTGATTTCGGTTTTCTTCTCAGCGGCTTTTGCATTCTTCCCTGATGTTCCAAAGGATCACTGGGCCTACGAGTACGTCTGGAAACTCTGGCAGAGGGGTATCTTCATAGGCTATCCCGATGGTGAATTCAAAGGGGACAGGTACATCACCAGGTACGAAGCCGCCACGGCCGTGAGCAGGCTCCTCGATTTCATCGAACAGAAGATGCTCTCAGGAGTCTCTGGAAACCTAACCCAGGTCGTTGGAAACCTTTCGGACAAGTACATGGCTCTCGAAGAAAGAGTGAACAGCCTGGAAAGTGTCCTTGACACCCTGGCAGCCCAGATAGGCACCACCCAGGTCAACGTCAAAGAAACAGAAAGAGAAATCCTCGCCAAGATCGACTCTGCGAAGGAAGAACTCGAGGCAAAGTTCGAAGAAGAGATCTCTCTGAACAGGGAAGTTGTGAACAACGTGGGTCTCAGACTCGGAAACCTCGCAAGAGACTATGAGAGGTACAAGGAAAGCGTTGACACAAAGATAGCCGAAGTGAACGACAAACTCGCCGCCCTCGAGAAAGACCTTGGAAACAAACTCGCCGATCTCAAGGCCATGGTTGATCTCCACGAGAAAGACATCATAAACATCTACAACAAGATCTCCTCCGTGAACGAGGAACTCAACAAGAAGATTTCCGCAACGGAAGAGAAACTCTCCAGAAGAGACGAAGAGATCTCTGCAATGGTGGAACTTCACGAAAAGGACATCATAAACATCTACAACAAGATCTCCACACTCAACGAAGATCTAAACAAAAAAATACTTGACACGAAGGCCGAACTTTCTGCTAAAATAGAGTCACAGGAAAAGACACTGAACATGGTCTATACAAAACTCCTCGACGTGGAAAACAAACTCAGCGGTGAGATCGAATCTCTCAAAGAAAAGGACGCAGAGATTCAGAAGACGGTAGATCTTCACGAACAGGACATCATCAACCTGTATGGCAAAACATCTTCTCTTGAAGAAGACCTCAACATGAAGTACAACGAGACCAATGAAAGGATCGATCAGGTGAAGGCAGAACTCGAAAGCAAGATCGAAAGTGTGAAGGCCTACAACAGAAATCTCAGCATACTCACAGGTGCGTTCTTTGGAATTCTCGGTCTCATTCTGCTTGCAATCAGTGGTAAATAA
- a CDS encoding cysteine hydrolase family protein, translating into MRALLVIDLQRDFVDRGGALYFEGAEKVIDPILRWVEDFKKENLPIITTQDWHDPNDKEFDIWPKHCVADTDGARLTEKLEKALKDYPHHFSVRKNRYSAFHNTDLEKIIKEKHINEMYVCGVVTHICVLFTVEELRNRDIPVKIITEGVASYDEELHRFALREMKEILGAELI; encoded by the coding sequence GTGAGGGCGCTCCTTGTGATAGATCTTCAGAGAGACTTCGTCGACAGAGGCGGTGCCCTCTACTTTGAAGGTGCAGAGAAGGTGATCGATCCCATCCTCAGGTGGGTTGAGGACTTCAAGAAGGAAAACCTTCCCATCATCACCACCCAGGACTGGCACGATCCGAACGACAAAGAATTTGACATCTGGCCAAAGCATTGTGTCGCAGACACAGACGGTGCAAGACTCACAGAAAAACTGGAGAAGGCCCTGAAAGATTATCCCCACCATTTCTCCGTGAGGAAGAACCGCTACAGCGCTTTTCACAACACAGATCTGGAGAAGATAATAAAGGAAAAACACATAAACGAAATGTACGTGTGTGGTGTTGTAACCCACATATGCGTTCTCTTCACAGTGGAAGAGTTGAGGAACCGGGACATCCCTGTTAAAATAATCACTGAAGGTGTGGCGTCATACGACGAGGAACTGCATCGGTTCGCCCTGAGGGAAATGAAAGAGATCCTGGGAGCAGAACTCATCTGA